A region of the Thermoanaerobaculum aquaticum genome:
CCGCTTGATGTTTCCGGGAACCCGGATGTTGAAGATGCGGATGGGGATGTTGGCGTTTTGGCAAAGCGAAACCGCCGCTGCGTCCATGATCGAAAGCCCCCGCTCCAGGAGGTACTGGTAGGTGGCTTGCTTGACCAGGCAGGCGCCCACGTCCCGCACCGGATCGGCGGTGTACAGGCCGTCCACCTTGGTGCCCTTCAGCAGCGCGTCGGCGTGGATTTCGCTGGCCCGCAACGCGGCTGCCGAATCGGTGGTAAAGAAGGGGTTGCCGGTCCCCGCGGCAAAGATCACCACCCGCCCTTTTTCCAAATGGCGAATGGCCCGCCGGCGGATGAAAGGCTCCGCCACCTGCCGCATTTCAATGGCGGTGAGCACCCGAGTTTGGCAGCCTTTCTTTTCCAAAGCGTCTTGCAGCGCCAGGGCGTTGATGACGGTGGCCAGCATCCCCATGTAATCACCGGTGACCCGCTCCAGACCCTGCTCGGTAGCGGCAATGCCGCGGATGATGTTGCCGCCGCCGATGACGATGGCCACATCCACCCCCAAAGCCCGCACCTCGGCCACCTCCTGCGCCAGCTGCGGCAGCACCTCCGGGGCGATGCCAAAGGGCTGGCTGCCCATGAGCACCTCCCCGGAGAGCTTGAGCAGGATCCGACGGTACACCGGCGTTGGCGCCATCACTCCTCCTGGCTCACCGCCTCACCCAGCCGGAAACGGGCAAAGCGGGCCACCACCACCTTGCCGCGCTCGGCCAGCACGTCCTTGACCTTGCGGTTGGGGTCTTTTACGAAGGGCTGCTCCACCAGGCACACCTGCTCGTAAAACTTGGCGAGCTTGCCCTCGGCGATTTTTTCCTGCACCGCTTCCGGCTTGCCGGCCGCAGCCGCTTGAGCCTTGGCAATTTCCTTTTCCTCGCGGATCACATCGGCCGGAACCGAAGCGGGATCCACGAAGCGCGGCTCCGCCGCCGCCACCTGCATGGCGATGTCCTTTACGGTTTCCTCATCCGCCGAAGCGGAAACCTCAACGACCACCCCAATCTTGCCACCCATGTGCAGGTAAGAGCCGAGCTTCATGCCCTCGCCGGCTTCCCAATGGAGGGCCCGGGAAAGCACGATGTTCTCGCCAATGGTGGCGATGTTGGCGGCAATCACCTCGGCCACCGTGTGCCCGGGGTCCCCCACAAAGGGGCGTGCGGCCAAGGCCGCAGCATCCGCCACCGCCTCGTTCATGGCTTGCTCGGCAAGCGTCTTGACCAGCTTTTGGTACTGCTCGGTGCGAGCCACAAAGTCGGTTTCGCAGTTGAGCTCCACCATGCCGGCCTTCTTGCCGTCCGGGGAAACCGCAATGGCCACCAAACCGTCCTTGGCGACCCGTCCCGCCTTCTTGGCCGCTGCCGCCAGCCCCTTCTTGCGAAGGATCTTGATGGCCTCTTCCATATCGCCGCCGGCTTCCACCAGCGCCCTTTGGCAGTCCATCATCCCCGCTCCGGTCTTTTCCCGAAGCTCCTTTACCGCTTGTGCCGAAACGCTCATTGTCCCCTCCGTGTCTTCGCCAAAAAGCCCTGCTTAAAGCAGGGCCTCTTGTTCTTCCGTTACCAAGCGCCGCCCTTAGCGCTCGTAAAGCTCCGTCTCGTCGTACTCGTCCAGCGTGTCATCCAAGGAAGGCAGGACGGCTTCCGCCACCTCCTCTTCCTTGACGGTCACCGGGCGCGCCGCCAGCTTCGCCCGCACCTCCTCCTCCTCCCGCCCCTCGATCATGGCCAAGCCCTCGAGGATCGAATCGGCTATGCGGGAGGTGAAGAGCTTGATGGCGCGGATGGCGTCGTCGTTCCCAGGTATTGGGTAATCCACAAGCTCCGGATCGCAGTTGGTGTCCACCAGCGCCACCACGGGGATCCCCAGCTTGGCCGCTTCCTTCACGGCGTTGTGCTCCTGGTTGGTGTCAATGACGTACAGGGCGTCCGGCAAGCGCTCCATTTCCCGGATGCCGCCCAGGTTCTTTTCCATCTTGGCCCGGAGCCGCTCCAGGCGGATTCGCTCCTTCTTGGTCATCTGCGAATCCTCGGAGGCCAGCTGCCGCTCGATTTCCTTGAACTTCTCGATGGAGCGACGAATGGTGGTGAAGTTGGTGAGGGTCCCGCCCAGCCAGCGGTTGGTGACATAAAACATCCCGCAGCGGGTGGCCTCTTCCCGCACCACATCCTGGGCCTGCCTCTTGGTACCCACAAACAGCACGGTACCGCCGGAAGCCGCCAAATCACGCACAAACGCCGAGGCTTCTTCAAAGAGCTGCAGCGTCTTTTGCAGGTCCACGATGTAAATCCCGTTGCGCTTCCCAAAGATGTACGGACGCATCTTGGGGTTCCAGCGCCGGGTCTGGTGGCCAAAGTGAACGCCAGCCTCGAGCAGCTCTTTCATGGAAACTGATGCCACGTCTCTCTCCTTTCCTCGCCTTAACGCTTGGAGAACTGGAACCGACGGCGGGCCTTGCGCTGACCGTACTTCTTGCGCTCCACCTCGCGGGCATCCCGGGTGAGGAACCCAGCCGCCTTAAGCCGCGGCCGCAGCTCCGGGTTGAACTCCACCAGCGCCCGGGAGAGCCCGTGGCGGATGGCACCAGCTTGACCGGAAATGCCCCCGCCCGCCACATTCACGTAAATATCGAACTTGTCAGCCGTCTCGGTGATCAAAAGCGGCTGCTTGATGATCATCTTTAAGGTACGGCTGGGGAAGTAATCGTCAAAATCGCGCTTGTTGACCGTGATCTTTCCCGTACCCGGGCGCAGGTACACCCGCGCCGTGGCTGTCTTTCGTCGTCCGGTTCCGTAGTACTGGATCATCGCTTCCCACTCCCTCTTACGCCTTCACCTTGATGGGCTGAGGTTGCTGCGCCTGGTGGGGGTGCTCAGGCCCGGCGTACACCTTCAGCTTGGACAAGAGCTTGCGCCCCAAGCGGTTCTTAGGCAGCATCCCCCACACCGCGTAACGAATCAGACGCTCAGGCGTCTTTTCCCGCAACTCGCGGGCGGTAGCTTCCTTGAGATGGCCGGGGTCGCCGGTATGGCGGTAGTAGCGCTTGTCTTCCCACTTCCGGCCGGTCAACTTAACCCGCGAAGCGTTCACCACCACCACAAAGTCCCCCACATCCATCCCGGGGGTAAACTCCGGCTTGTGCTTTCCCCGCAACAGGCGGGCCACCAGCGTGGATAACCGCCCCAACACCACATCCGTGGCGTCCACTACGTACCAGCTCTGCTTGACTTCGCCTTCTTTCGGCACGTACGTTTTCATCCGTCGCTCCTCACCTTACAACCGCATAGCCCGACTGTGGTTCCCCCACAGGGGGACGCTATCTTAGGCCACCCCGCCCTGCTTGTCAACAACGCGCGCTTAAAGCCTTCCTTGGGAGGGAGGCCACAGGGCGCAAACTGCGGCGCCGCTCGGGTCCCCTAAGCGGGTGCTTCAACCGCTCCCCTTTGGCGCTCACCCCAGCCAGCGCCGGCTGAAAGCTTCGCGCATGCGGAACAACTCCAGGTACAAGCTGGGAACCACAAAAAGCGTGAGCGCGGTGGAAACCGTAAGCCCGCCAATCACCGCCACCGCCAGCGGGCTCATGAGCTCCGCACCTTCGGCCGGATTTAGGGCCAAGGGGAGCATGCCCACCACGGTGGTGCCCACGGTCATGAGGATGGGACGCACCCGCAGGGGAGCGGCCTCGAGGATGGCGGCCACCGGCTCCAGGCCGGTCTTGCGCCGCAGCTCGATGTACTCCACCAGCAGAATGCCGTTGTTCACCACAATCCCCGCCAAAAGGATCATGCCCAGCATGACCGGGGCGGATATCGGCAGGCCTGCCAGCGCCAGAGCACCCACCACCCCCACCAGCGCCAGGGGAATGGCGCCCATGATGGCCAACGGCAGCGAAAACGACTCGTACTGCACCGCCATCACCGCAAACACCAAAAACACTGCCAGGCCAATCATAGTGAGGAAGATCCGCCGGTTTTCGGCAATGGTTTCCTCCTGCCCGCCAAAGCGCACCGTGTACCCCTCGGGCAAGGCAAAGCCCGCGAGCACCTTTCGCACGGCGGCCGTGGCCTCGCCGGTGGACCACACCGAAGGCAGCGCTTGCGCGGTGACCCTCACCAGGCGGTTTTGGTTTTCCCGGAGGATGGTCTGCGGGGAGGAGCTTTCGTAAATTCTGGCCACGTCCCTTACCCGCACCGGCACGCCGGTACGGGGAAACAGCGGCACCGAGCCCAGCTCCGAGGCGGACTGCACCAGCTCCCGGGGGAAGCGCACGCGCACGTCGAACTCCCGGTCCTGCTCGGTGAGCCGGGTGGCCACCGTGCCGCCCACCGCAGTGCGCACCGTGCGCCCCACCTCCCCCACGTCCAAACCGAGGGTGGTAGCCCGTACCCGGTCCACTTCCACCCGCAGCTCCGGGGCCGTGCGCTGGTAGGAGCTGTCCACGTTTACGAGCCCTGGCAGGCGGGCCAGCTGCGCCGCCAAATCGTTCCCCAACCGCTCCAGAGTGGCCAAATCCTCGCCGAAGATCTTCACCTCGATGTCCTCGGTGGAGGTGCCGGTGCGCAGACCCCGAATCCGCGGCGGGGACACCCGCACCTGGGCGTCCTTCAGGGCTGGCAGCTCCTTGAGCCTTTCCTGGGCCATTTGCACCCACTGCGCCGCCGACATGGACCGCTTCCGCCGGGGAGTGAGCTCCACCACCATGGACCCCACGGCGGGGTTGACGTTGACGCCCCGCCCCCAAATGCCGCCACCGGCCACCGCAAAGACCTGCTTTACCTCCGGCAAGCTTGACACCAGCCGTTCCGCTTCCTTCACCGCCCTGTTGGTTACCTCCACCGAGGTATCCGGCGGAAAACGCAAGAACACCCGCACTCGACCGTCATCCACCGGGGGAAGGAACTCGTTGCCCAACTGGCCCATGCCCCACAGGCTCAGGAAAAACGCAAGAAAAGCCCCGGCGAGTACCCATCCACGGTGTCGCAAGACCCACGGCAGCTGCCGCCGGTACAGGCCCTCCAGGCGCTCCACCACCGCAGGCACCCAGCGCAAAAACGCCACCTCCTCCAGGCGCGAGCGGCGCGCCTTCAGCCGGAACAGCTGGCCTGAAAGCATGGGCACCAGCGTCAAAGCCACCAGCAGCGACACCAAAATGGCAAAAGAAATCGTCAACAAAAGCTCGCGGAAAATGAGAGCCGCCAACCCGGAAATCAAAAGGAACGGCACCACCGCCGCCAGGTTGGTCAGGGTGGAGGCGGCCACCGCCGAGGCCACCTCCGCTGCCCCCTGGTGGGTAGCCTCCAGCGCGTCCTCACCCCTGCGCTGGTGGCGGTCAATGTTTTCCAGCATCACGATGGCGTTGTCCACCAGCATGCCAATGCCCAGGGCCAGGCCCCCCAGGGACATGAGGTTTAAGGTCATGCCCGAAACACCCATGAGCGCCAGGCACCCGAGGATGGAAAGGGGGATGGCCAGACCGATGATGACGGTGCGGCGCAGGGAGCGCAAGAAGAGGAACACCACCACCATGGCCAAAGCACCGCCCACCAGCGCAGCGTTGCCCACGCCGGAAACCGCGGCACGCACGTAAAAGGCCTGGTCCTCCACCACCTGGGATGTCACGTCGGGGGGGAAGAAACCCTCGGCGTGGAGCCGGGCCAACACCCGGTTGCAGCCATCCACCACCGCCACGGTGTTGGCGTCAGGCTGCTTGGAAATCGCCACCTGCACCGCGGGTTTGCCGTTCAAGCGCACGTACACGCGGTTGTCGCGGTGGGTGTCCAGGACCCGGGCAATATCGGTGAGCGCCACCTCGCCCCCCGACCGCAGGGGGATGCGCACCCGCTCGATGTCCGCCACCGACCGGAACTTCCCCTTGGTCTTGGTGAGCACCTCCCGGGTTGCCGAGGAAACCCGGCCACCGGAGATGTCCACGTTTTCCTCCTGGATGCGGCTTAGAAGCTCGGAAACCGTGAGACCGTAAGAGCGCAGCCGCTCGGGGTCCACCACCACTTGAATTTCGCGGTCAAGACCCCCGGCCACGTCCACGGAAGCCACCCCTTCCACGGTGAGCAGCTGCTTGGCCAGGGCGTCCTCGCACCAGCGCTTGAGCCAGGCCTCATCGCGGGTGGGTGAGGAAACCGCAAACTGCAGCACGGGGATTTGCGACGGGTCAAACTTGAAGATGACCGGCGGGTCCACATCCCGGGGCAACGCGCCCCGCGCCTGGTCCAGCTTGGTGGAGGCGTCCCGCAGGGCAAAGTCCACATTGGTGCCATAGGAGAAGTGCAGGTCAACGCCGGAGCGTCCCTCCGAGGATTCCGAGGTAATGAGGATGGCGTTTTCGGTGGTGGCCAAGCGGGTTTCCAAAGGCTTGGTGACGGTTTGCTCCATCACCTCGGGGTCCACCCCCGGATAGGTCACCGAAGCCCGCACCTGCGGGTAGATGATCTTGGGCAGGAGGTCCACCGCCAAGTTGGTCCCCAGGGCCAGACCCACCACGCAAATCCCCAGCGAAATGGTGATGGTCCCCACCGGGTGGGTAATGGCCCAATGCACCAACCCCCGACGCTCCTGGGCTTTCATTGCTCACCCTCCACGATCACCGGTTGTCCATCCCGCAACAACGAAGCCCCCTCCACCACCACCCGCTCGCCGGGCGTCAACCCCGAGCTCACCAGCGCCTTGCCCCCCTGGCGCAGGCCCACCTGCACCGGCCGCACCCGGGCCACATCGCCTTCCACCACGTACACAAAAGACGGAAACTCCGAGCCGCGCATGACCACGGTTTCAGGCAGCAGCAAAGCGTTGGGGATGCGCTCCAACAGCAGCTCGGCGCGGGCCAGAAAGCCCGGGCGCAGCCCGGCGGGGACCTCTTCCAGCACCAGCTCCACCGTCACCTGACGCGAGGCGGGATCGGCCGCCGGGAAGATGCGCTCGATGCGCGCGGAAAGGGGCGTGGCCGCCAGGGCATCCACCACCACGCTGGCGCGGTCCCCCACCTTCAGCTTCACCACATCCAGCTCCGAGACCGGCACCCGCAACACCATGCGACCCGCCGCCAGCTCCACCACCGGGGAGCGGCTAGCCACCAGGCTGCCAATTTCCACGTGCCGAGCCGTCACCACACCGTCCACCGGCGCGGTAATGCGGGTAAACGAGAGGCGGGTCCGCAGCGCACTGACCCGGGCCTGCGCCACCTGGAAGCTGGCGCGGGCGGCGTCGGCTTCCGCAGCGGTAATAAGCCCCTCCTTAACCAGCGACTGCGCTCGCTGCCACTGGCCGGAAGCTTCGGAAAGCCGCGCTTCCGCCTCCTCCAGTTGTGCCAAGAGCTCCCGGTCGTCCAGCCTGGCCAGGAGCTGCCCTTTTCTGACCCGATCCCCTTCCCGCACCAACAGCTCGGTCACCACCCCTTCTTCCTGGGCGGCCACCAGCACCCTGTGCTCCGGCTCCACGGTGCCCACCGCCGTTGCCCGCACCTCCAGCACCTCGGGCTTTACCGCGGTGACCTTCACCCGAACCGCCTGGGGGCCCCTGGGGGCTCCCTCCCGTCCACCCCCGCAGGCCACGAGGCCCACAAGTCCCAGAACTGGCCAAAAACGACCCATGCCCTCCTCCGACCTTCTAGCGTACGCGCAAGCCAGGCAAAGGTTAATGCGGCCAAACGCGGCCCTGGGAAAACCGACTCTCAGCCCACCTGCACCTGCAGGGCCTTGGGCATCAGCGAGTGCAGCTGACCTCGACCGTAAAGCCCGCAGCCCAGGGCAAAGGCACCAAAGCGCACCAGCACGTAACCGGGGCTAACCCCTTCCGCCACCAGGTTTTGGCTTTGTCCCGAAACGAACCGCCAGGCGGCGGCTTCATCGGCAAGCTCCACCACCGAGGCTCGAATCCGCGGCGCCAGGAACTGCAAAGCAAAGGTCTTGGGCTTGGGACCCCGGGGGGTGTGCTGCAGCAAGGGCATGCCGAGCCCTTCCACGGTGACCCCTTCGAGAGGCCGCACGTGGGGAAGCGCCACCCAAAGCAGGCGGTTGCCCCGCTGCCAAAAGCGATAGCGCTGGAGGAGCTCGGGTTCAATACCAAAGCGTTGGGCCAGGGTGTCCACCGGCTCCCAGGACGCGGGAGCAAAGGCCGGGGTTTTCCTTGAAAGCGGGCGGGTCTCCGTGGCCAGCGGTACATCGGTGCGGCGAATGCGGGCTACGAAAAACCCGCCGGTGTCGTTGAGGTGCGGCCAGAACCGCTTGGCGTGAACCACATCGGGGCGGAAGCTTTTCCCCTGCCAGGCCGTGATCCCCGGGGCGGATTGCAACCCGGGGATCTCAAAGGGCTCCACGTAGCCCCAGTCACCCAGGGCCGCATCCAAAACCGCCTCGTTTTCGTCGGGGGAAAAGGTGCAGGTGCTGTAAACCACCACGCCTCCCGGCTTGGCCAAAGCCAGAGCCCGCTGGAGGAGCTTTTTTTGCAGCGCCTGCACCGTCCGGCGAAAGCCCTCCGGCGCCGCCTTAAAGCTCTTCACCGGCTTGCGCACGGTACCCTCTCCGGTGCACGGCGCATCCAGAAGCACCCGGTCCCATTGCCCTTCGGCCAGCGGCACCCAGCGGCCATCCCCCCAGGTAACCACCACGTTTAAAAGCCCCATGCGATCCACGGTGGCGCGCAAACCGGAAAGGCGATCCATTTGCGCTTCGTTGGCCACCACCAGGCCCTGGGGCCCTACCTTTAAGGCAATTTGCGCGGTTTTGCCCCCAGGGGAGGCGCAGAGGTCCACGATCCTCTCGCCCGGTTGCGGGTCCAGGGCCACCACTGCGGTGAGCGCAATTTCCTCCTGCACGTAGTACCACCCGGCCAAAAAGGCCAGCGTTGCCCCAGGACGCTCCCAGCCCCGCACCCGGTAAGCGCCGGGATACCAGCTCACCGGCTCGGGAACAACGCCCACGCTTTGCAGGTAGGCAAGACAGACTTCGGGTTGCGCCTTCAGCGGGTTAACCCAAAAGCTCACCGGCAACGGCGAAGAAAGCGCCGAAAGGAAAGCCGAAGGATCATCCACCAACGGCAGGTACTGGGCAAAGGTCTCAGCCCACGAAGCCAAAGGAGCTCCCCTCTTCTGCCAGCCACGCTGGCGGCAAATGCTAGCATCGGGCATGCGCTGGACCCGTTCTTTTGGGGTGCTTTTGCCGGTAACCTCGCTGCCAGCAAGCCCCCTCTTTGGCGATTTTGGCCCTCAGGCCCGCAACTTCGGGTCGTTCCTTAAAAGCGCGGGAGCCCGCTTTTGGCAGGTGCTCCCTCTAAACCCGCCAGGACCGGGGTTTTCGCCTTACTCTTCCCCTTCGAGCTTTGCCGGAAACCCCCTTTTGGTGAGCCCCGAGCTGCTCTGCCGGGAGGGCCTGCTGGCGCCGGAAGAGCTGGAAGGCATGCCCGCCGGCACCCGCTGGGCCCAGTACGAGCTTTCTCCGCTGCGCCAGCGGCTTTTGGACCTGGCTTTTGCCCGTTTTCAAAAAACAGGCTGGCGTGCCGCGGAATTTACCGCTTTTGGGGAGCGGGAGGCCTGGTGGCTGGAGGATTGGGCGCTCTTTTCGGTAGCAAAAAAGGCCTTTGGCGACCAGCCCTTCTGGCTCTGGCCCGAGGAGCTGGCCCACCGTAAGCCTGCCGCTCTCCAGCGCTTTGCCGCCCAAAACTCCCAGCGCATCGAGCAGGTGAAGTTTGAGCAGTTGCTCTTTGAGCTGCAGTGGCAGGCGCTGCGGAGGGAGCTTTCCCCCATCCAGATCATCGGCGATGTGCCGTTCTACGTGGCCCTGGACTCCGCCGACGTATGGGCCCACCCGGAGCTTTTCAAGCTGGGCCCTGACCTTCGTCCTCTGGCGGTGGCCGGCGTCCCCCCGGACTACTTTTCCCCCGACGGCCAGCTGTGGGGAAACCCCACCTACCGCTGGGAAGCCCATCAGGAAAGCGGCTTTGCCTGGTGGCGTGCCCGCCTGCAGCGGGCCCTGGCGCTTTACGACCTGGTGCGCCTGGATCACTTCCGGGGTTTTGCGGCGGCCTGGGAGGTGCCCGCCGGAGAACCCACAGCCCGCCACGGAGCGTGGGTGCCCAGCCCCGGGGAGGAGCTCTTCCGCTCCCTGGGACACGATCTTCCCCTCATTGCCGAAGATTTGGGGCACATCACCGAGGACGTGGAAAAACTGCGGGACTGCCTGGGCATTCCGGGCATGGCGGTGCTGCAGTTTGCCTTTGACCCCGGGAGCCGCTCCAGGTTTCTCCCGCACTTTCACCGGCAAAACCTGGTGGTTTACACCGGCACCCACGACAACAACACCGCCCAGGGCTGGTGGGAAGAGGAAGCAACCGAGGAAGTGCGCGCCTTTTTCCGCGTTTATGCCGGCAACGATGAGCCGCCCCACCGGGCTTTGATCCGCCTGGCGATGGCTTCGGTGGCCAACCTCGCCATCCTCCCCATGCAGGACGTTTTGGGCTTGCCTTCATCCTGCCGGCTGAACCGGCCGGGGACCGCCTCCGGCAACTGGCGCTTCCGTCTGCTGGAAGAGGAGCTCCATCCGGACCCCGCTGCGTGGCTGCGGCACTTGGCCTGGGTTTACGATCGGCTCGCCGACGTTTAGCGCCGCCGTTTCCGGGCTAGGAGACCCCAAAAGCCCTTGTAGCACCTGGGAACTTCGTGATAGATTTCGCAAGCGACGGGGATCCGTCGGGAGGTGTGCTTATGTCCGATGTTCGACCGTTTCGCGCGCTACGTCCCCGCCCGGAGCTGGCAGCCCAAGTGGCGGCGCCTCCGTACGACGTGGTTTCCTCCGAAGAAGCGCGAAAGCTCGCGGAAGGCAAGCCCTACTCGTTTTTGCACATCAACAAGCCGGAAATTGACCTCCCTCCTGACGTGGACCTCTACGACGACCGGGTGTACGCCCAGGGGGCCAGCAACCTGCGAAAGTTCATGGCCGAAGGGGTGTTTTTCCGGGAACAGGAGCCCCGCTTTTACGTGTACCAGCAGAAGATGGGCAACCACGTGCAGGCCGGCGTGGTGGCAGCGGTGAGCGTGGCCGAGTACGATGCCGGGCTCATCAAGCGCCATGAGCTCACCCGCAAGGATAAGGAAGACGACCGCACCCGGCACGTGGACGAACTGAACGCCAACGACGAGCCGGTTTTCCTCACCTACCGCCAGCTTGCAGCCATTGATGCCCTGGTGGATCAGGTGCGGGCCGGTG
Encoded here:
- the malQ gene encoding 4-alpha-glucanotransferase, coding for MRWTRSFGVLLPVTSLPASPLFGDFGPQARNFGSFLKSAGARFWQVLPLNPPGPGFSPYSSPSSFAGNPLLVSPELLCREGLLAPEELEGMPAGTRWAQYELSPLRQRLLDLAFARFQKTGWRAAEFTAFGEREAWWLEDWALFSVAKKAFGDQPFWLWPEELAHRKPAALQRFAAQNSQRIEQVKFEQLLFELQWQALRRELSPIQIIGDVPFYVALDSADVWAHPELFKLGPDLRPLAVAGVPPDYFSPDGQLWGNPTYRWEAHQESGFAWWRARLQRALALYDLVRLDHFRGFAAAWEVPAGEPTARHGAWVPSPGEELFRSLGHDLPLIAEDLGHITEDVEKLRDCLGIPGMAVLQFAFDPGSRSRFLPHFHRQNLVVYTGTHDNNTAQGWWEEEATEEVRAFFRVYAGNDEPPHRALIRLAMASVANLAILPMQDVLGLPSSCRLNRPGTASGNWRFRLLEEELHPDPAAWLRHLAWVYDRLADV
- a CDS encoding efflux RND transporter periplasmic adaptor subunit, which codes for MGRFWPVLGLVGLVACGGGREGAPRGPQAVRVKVTAVKPEVLEVRATAVGTVEPEHRVLVAAQEEGVVTELLVREGDRVRKGQLLARLDDRELLAQLEEAEARLSEASGQWQRAQSLVKEGLITAAEADAARASFQVAQARVSALRTRLSFTRITAPVDGVVTARHVEIGSLVASRSPVVELAAGRMVLRVPVSELDVVKLKVGDRASVVVDALAATPLSARIERIFPAADPASRQVTVELVLEEVPAGLRPGFLARAELLLERIPNALLLPETVVMRGSEFPSFVYVVEGDVARVRPVQVGLRQGGKALVSSGLTPGERVVVEGASLLRDGQPVIVEGEQ
- the rpsI gene encoding 30S ribosomal protein S9 codes for the protein MIQYYGTGRRKTATARVYLRPGTGKITVNKRDFDDYFPSRTLKMIIKQPLLITETADKFDIYVNVAGGGISGQAGAIRHGLSRALVEFNPELRPRLKAAGFLTRDAREVERKKYGQRKARRRFQFSKR
- a CDS encoding RsmB/NOP family class I SAM-dependent RNA methyltransferase, with the translated sequence MASWAETFAQYLPLVDDPSAFLSALSSPLPVSFWVNPLKAQPEVCLAYLQSVGVVPEPVSWYPGAYRVRGWERPGATLAFLAGWYYVQEEIALTAVVALDPQPGERIVDLCASPGGKTAQIALKVGPQGLVVANEAQMDRLSGLRATVDRMGLLNVVVTWGDGRWVPLAEGQWDRVLLDAPCTGEGTVRKPVKSFKAAPEGFRRTVQALQKKLLQRALALAKPGGVVVYSTCTFSPDENEAVLDAALGDWGYVEPFEIPGLQSAPGITAWQGKSFRPDVVHAKRFWPHLNDTGGFFVARIRRTDVPLATETRPLSRKTPAFAPASWEPVDTLAQRFGIEPELLQRYRFWQRGNRLLWVALPHVRPLEGVTVEGLGMPLLQHTPRGPKPKTFALQFLAPRIRASVVELADEAAAWRFVSGQSQNLVAEGVSPGYVLVRFGAFALGCGLYGRGQLHSLMPKALQVQVG
- a CDS encoding efflux RND transporter permease subunit; amino-acid sequence: MKAQERRGLVHWAITHPVGTITISLGICVVGLALGTNLAVDLLPKIIYPQVRASVTYPGVDPEVMEQTVTKPLETRLATTENAILITSESSEGRSGVDLHFSYGTNVDFALRDASTKLDQARGALPRDVDPPVIFKFDPSQIPVLQFAVSSPTRDEAWLKRWCEDALAKQLLTVEGVASVDVAGGLDREIQVVVDPERLRSYGLTVSELLSRIQEENVDISGGRVSSATREVLTKTKGKFRSVADIERVRIPLRSGGEVALTDIARVLDTHRDNRVYVRLNGKPAVQVAISKQPDANTVAVVDGCNRVLARLHAEGFFPPDVTSQVVEDQAFYVRAAVSGVGNAALVGGALAMVVVFLFLRSLRRTVIIGLAIPLSILGCLALMGVSGMTLNLMSLGGLALGIGMLVDNAIVMLENIDRHQRRGEDALEATHQGAAEVASAVAASTLTNLAAVVPFLLISGLAALIFRELLLTISFAILVSLLVALTLVPMLSGQLFRLKARRSRLEEVAFLRWVPAVVERLEGLYRRQLPWVLRHRGWVLAGAFLAFFLSLWGMGQLGNEFLPPVDDGRVRVFLRFPPDTSVEVTNRAVKEAERLVSSLPEVKQVFAVAGGGIWGRGVNVNPAVGSMVVELTPRRKRSMSAAQWVQMAQERLKELPALKDAQVRVSPPRIRGLRTGTSTEDIEVKIFGEDLATLERLGNDLAAQLARLPGLVNVDSSYQRTAPELRVEVDRVRATTLGLDVGEVGRTVRTAVGGTVATRLTEQDREFDVRVRFPRELVQSASELGSVPLFPRTGVPVRVRDVARIYESSSPQTILRENQNRLVRVTAQALPSVWSTGEATAAVRKVLAGFALPEGYTVRFGGQEETIAENRRIFLTMIGLAVFLVFAVMAVQYESFSLPLAIMGAIPLALVGVVGALALAGLPISAPVMLGMILLAGIVVNNGILLVEYIELRRKTGLEPVAAILEAAPLRVRPILMTVGTTVVGMLPLALNPAEGAELMSPLAVAVIGGLTVSTALTLFVVPSLYLELFRMREAFSRRWLG
- the tsf gene encoding translation elongation factor Ts; this translates as MSVSAQAVKELREKTGAGMMDCQRALVEAGGDMEEAIKILRKKGLAAAAKKAGRVAKDGLVAIAVSPDGKKAGMVELNCETDFVARTEQYQKLVKTLAEQAMNEAVADAAALAARPFVGDPGHTVAEVIAANIATIGENIVLSRALHWEAGEGMKLGSYLHMGGKIGVVVEVSASADEETVKDIAMQVAAAEPRFVDPASVPADVIREEKEIAKAQAAAAGKPEAVQEKIAEGKLAKFYEQVCLVEQPFVKDPNRKVKDVLAERGKVVVARFARFRLGEAVSQEE
- the rpsB gene encoding 30S ribosomal protein S2, which codes for MASVSMKELLEAGVHFGHQTRRWNPKMRPYIFGKRNGIYIVDLQKTLQLFEEASAFVRDLAASGGTVLFVGTKRQAQDVVREEATRCGMFYVTNRWLGGTLTNFTTIRRSIEKFKEIERQLASEDSQMTKKERIRLERLRAKMEKNLGGIREMERLPDALYVIDTNQEHNAVKEAAKLGIPVVALVDTNCDPELVDYPIPGNDDAIRAIKLFTSRIADSILEGLAMIEGREEEEVRAKLAARPVTVKEEEVAEAVLPSLDDTLDEYDETELYER
- the pyrH gene encoding UMP kinase; protein product: MAPTPVYRRILLKLSGEVLMGSQPFGIAPEVLPQLAQEVAEVRALGVDVAIVIGGGNIIRGIAATEQGLERVTGDYMGMLATVINALALQDALEKKGCQTRVLTAIEMRQVAEPFIRRRAIRHLEKGRVVIFAAGTGNPFFTTDSAAALRASEIHADALLKGTKVDGLYTADPVRDVGACLVKQATYQYLLERGLSIMDAAAVSLCQNANIPIRIFNIRVPGNIKRVVLGEDVGSTVSDTSSGPIE
- the rplM gene encoding 50S ribosomal protein L13, with the protein product MKTYVPKEGEVKQSWYVVDATDVVLGRLSTLVARLLRGKHKPEFTPGMDVGDFVVVVNASRVKLTGRKWEDKRYYRHTGDPGHLKEATARELREKTPERLIRYAVWGMLPKNRLGRKLLSKLKVYAGPEHPHQAQQPQPIKVKA